A window of Tripterygium wilfordii isolate XIE 37 chromosome 7, ASM1340144v1, whole genome shotgun sequence contains these coding sequences:
- the LOC120002026 gene encoding syntaxin-71-like, giving the protein MTVIDILFRIDSICKKYEKYDVEKQGELNAHGDDAFGRLYAFVEAEIYSALQKSETASGEMNRAIAVAMNAEVRRTKARLMEEVPKLRKLAQKRVKGLSSEDQAIRCDLVLALPERIQAIPDGPIAAGKQSGGWATSGSHKNIKFDSPDGDFDSNFFQQSEESSQFRQEYEMRKLKQDQGLDFISEGLDTLKNLAQDMNEEMDRQVPLMDEIDTKVDKATSDLKNTNVRLKETLVQLRSSRNFCIDIILLCVLLGVASYLYNALK; this is encoded by the exons atgacCGTTATAGATATTCTCTTCAGAATCGATTCAATTTGCAAGAAGTACGAAAAATACGACGTCGAGAAGCAGGGGGAGCTCAATGCGCATGGCGATGATGCCTTTGGTCGCCTCTACGCCTTTGTCGAGGCCGAGATTTACTCCGCTCTTCAA AAATCTGAAACGGCATCAGGGGAGATGAATAGGGCTATTGCGGTAGCAATGAATGCAGAGGTTCGTCGAACCAAGGCTCGACTGATGGAAGAAGTGCCCAAGCTTCGAAAATTGGCTCAAAAAAGG GTTAAAGGACTTTCTAGCGAAGACCAAGCTATTCGGTGTGATTTGGTTCTTGCATTGCCAGAGAGGATTCAAGCCATACCAGATGGGCCCATTGCTGCAGGCAAACAAAGTGGAGGATGGGCAACTTCTGGATCgcataaaaatatcaaatttgATTCACCTG ATGGAGATTTTGACAGTAATTTTTTCCAACAATCTGAAGAATCAAGTCAATTCAGACAGGAATATGAAATGCGGAAGTTAAAACAG GACCAAGGTCTTGATTTCATATCAGAGGGATTGGATACTTTGAAAAATTTAGCTCAAGACATGAATGAG GAAATGGATAGGCAAGTTCCCCTAATGGATGAAATCGATACGAAG GTGGACAAGGCAACATCTGATCTCAAGAACACCAACGTTAGGCTCAAGGAAACTCTTGTCCAG CTGCGGTCGAGCCGAAACTTCTGCATTGATATTATTCTATTGTGTGTTCTACTGGGAGTTGCTTCCTACCTATACAA CGCACTGAAATGA
- the LOC120002025 gene encoding NAC domain-containing protein 72-like: MEMDMGSSTFQFPPGFRFHPSDEELIIHYLQNKVISRPLPASVIAEIDLYKYNPWDLPSKALFGEEEWYFFSPRDRKYPKGERPNRAAGSGYWKATGTDKPILTCRGSKSIGVKKALVFYIGRPPKGVKTDWIMTEYRMLDTVTKPSRFKGSMRLDEWVLCRIRQKGNMLKSTSDIQGSHNSEIVGSVPNIEHGHARPSDTDYCNDMIRDCLNKNCCVLASLLAGQPIPSMEAISGVSFQGCNNANSFPMAYGEGGKVNPPMAVSSLDYYFNPLERKPDEETSYEIINPFNKKLNSNDREEDYILWQALTDKDVNFSSIYNHSSTDRIIDYQELKELALTGTLHTSII, translated from the exons ATGGAAATGGACATGGGAAGCTCAACTTTCCAATTCCCTCCAGGTTTTCGGTTCCATCCATCCGATGAAGAACTCATAATTCATTACTTGCAAAACAAAGTGATTTCGCGTCCACTCCCAGCATCTGTAATTGCAGAAATCGATCTCTATAAGTATAATCCATGGGATCTACCTA GTAAGGCACTGTTTGGAGAAGAAGAGTGGTACTTCTTCAGTCCAAGAGATCGCAAGTACCCGAAAGGAGAGAGGCCAAACAGGGCTGCAGGTTCGGGTTATTGGAAGGCAACTGGTACGGATAAGCCTATACTTACTTGCCGTGGATCAAAGAGTATTGGAGTGAAGAAGGCTCTCGTGTTTTACATCGGTCGGCCTCCCAAAGGAGTCAAGACGGattggattatgactgaatACAGAATGCTTGACACAGTTACTAAACCCTCCAGGTTCAAAGGCTCCATGAGG TTGGATGAGTGGGTACTTTGTCGAATTCGGCAGAAAGGGAACATGTTAAAAAGCACAAGTGACATTCAAGGCAGTCATAACTCAGAGATTGTGGGATCCGTACCAAACATCGAGCATGGCCATGCACGCCCATCAGATACAGACTACTGCAATGACATGATCAGAGATTGCTTAAACAAAAATTGCTGTGTATTAGCTTCTCTACTAGCTGGTCAACCTATACCTTCCATGGAGGCCATATCAGGAGTTAGCTTTCAAGGATGCAACAATGCCAATAGTTTCCCTATGGCTTATGGAGAGGGGGGTAAAGTGAACCCTCCCATGGCAGTTTCTTCCTTGGATTATTATTTTAACCCACTGGAAAGAAAGCCTGATGAGGAAACAAGCTACGAAATTATCAATCCATTCAACAAGAAGCTGAACAGCAACGATAGAGAGGAGGATTATATACTATGGCAGGCACTGACCGACAAAGATGTGAACTTCAGTAGCATCTACAATCATAGCTCTACAGATCGCATCATCGATTATCAGGAGCTAAAAGAATTGGCACTCACAGGAACACTTCACACAAGCATAATCTAA
- the LOC120001696 gene encoding zinc finger protein BALDIBIS-like encodes MISQDGLISSLPPTTTTIRGFVQEPTLISNPNPNPTSIPAKRKRLPGTPDPDAEVIALSPKSLMASDRFLCEICNKRFQRDQNLQLHRRAHNLPWKLKQRTNKEVKKKVYICPEKTCIHHDPSRALGDLTGIKKHFSRKHGEKKWKCDKCSKKYAVQSDWKAHSKICGTREYRCDCGTIFSRKDSFITHRAFCDALAEESSRYTTIQTAVNPNLKNELLSETINYPQASSISQFSAFRPDFGGSELQLWLDHANSVGVAGHSNGYLTAPTATSLPEIVLSPMFGSSSQMQWLNKYSLDGAIFTGADDVSAPALARRITNLEEQKKKNLSESMSCLYSNSNQQQGPAHMSATALLQKAAQMGSTITKTNTTTGFGLMSGSASLSSFNSHNQQNKNQEIVQKLFKPASQEDHSSSSSSFLANSVTGRSTEADEGSLTRDFLGVGGESSRPFLQHELAKFVSLGSAAAMDLRRYTGQDS; translated from the exons ATGATTTCTCAAGATGGACTGATAAGCTCTCTTCCtcccacaacaacaacaatcagaGGGTTTGTTCAAGAACCAACTCTAATttcaaaccctaaccctaaccctacttCAATCCCAGCTAAGCGAAAGAGATTGCCAGGCACACCAG ATCCAGATGCTGAAGTTATCGCTTTATCCCCAAAGTCTCTCATGGCGTCTGACCGATTCCTATGTGAAATCTGCAACAAGCGGTTCCAGAGGGACCAGAATTTGCAGCTTCACAGAAGAGCGCACAATCTTCCGTGGAAGCTGaagcaaagaacaaacaaagaagTCAAGAAGAAGGTCTATATATGCCCTGAAAAGACTTGCATCCACCACGATCCATCTAGAGCTCTTGGCGATCTAACCGGAATCAAGAAGCACTTCAGCAGGAAACACGGAGAGAAAAAGTGGAAGTGCGACAAGTGTTCGAAGAAATACGCAGTTCAGTCCGACTGGAAGGCCCATAGTAAGATCTGCGGCACTAGAGAGTATCGATGTGACTGTGGCACAATCTTCTCCAG GAAGGATAGTTTTATAACTCATAGAGCCTTCTGTGACGCTTTAGCAGAAGAAAGTTCGAGATACACTACAATTCAAACTGCTGTGAATCcaaatttgaaaaatgagttgTTGAGTGAAACAATCAATTATCCTCAAGCCAGTTCAATCTCTCAATTTTCCGCTTTTCGACCAGATTTTGGTGGCTCGGAATTGCAATTATGGCTCGATCATGCAAATTCAGTTGGGGTTGCTGGTCATTCTAATGGTTACTTGACTGCTCCGACTGCGACAAGCTTGCCTGAAATCGTACTTAGTCCTATGTTTGGATCCTCTTCACAAATGCAGTGGCTCAACAAGTACTCGTTAGATGGAGCAATATTTACCGGAGCCGATGATGTCTCGGCACCGGCATTGGCACGACGAATTACAAATTTGGaggaacaaaagaagaagaatttgtcCGAATCAATGAGTTGTTTGTATTCCAATAGTAACCAACAACAAGGCCCAGCTCACATGTCAGCCACTGCACTCTTGCAAAAAGCAGCTCAAATGGGATCCACAATAACCAAGACCAATACCACTACCGGCTTTGGACTGATGAGTGGTAGTGCATCTCTCTCAAGCTTCAACTCTCACAAccagcaaaacaaaaatcaagaaataGTGCAAAAGCTTTTCAAGCCAGCGAGCCAAGAAGATCATAGCTCAAGTTCAAGCTCATTTTTGGCCAATTCGGTCACGGGAAGGTCTACTGAAGCTGATGAGGGGAGTTTAACTAGGGATTTCCTTGGCGTTGGAGGAGAATCGAGCAGACCAT